GCAGGAGCGCTCCGTAAAGTGTCCGAGCCGACCTACGGCGCCCCGCTTCCTGTCCGGAGCACCATCTATTGTTAGTTTGCCCGTCGTTCGGCTCCGCTCCGGCTTACCTTAAAGAGGTTAGGCGGCAGGTTGCTCCTGAAGGAATCCCGTCACGGATAAAAACAATGGCGACAAAATCAGGGCGCTATCTCTCAGCGCGGCCGCGTTCATCCCTGCCTCgcgggggggggagaaaaataaataaataaataaataaaaggaaataagaataaaacttCAATCCCAGTGGTGCACCTGAGCTGCAGTCCTGTCTCCTCCGTCTCCTCTGCAGCGGGGAGGCAGCAGTCGTTGTccgggggggttggggggggacTTGAGTGACGCGAGAGATAACGTTATTAACGTTAATAACAGGCGGCGCGAGTGatgtgtgcgtgcgcgcgcgcgcggCTCTGTCCTGTCCGCTGCGGTTTACCAGAGAGGTGAAGGGTGGGCGCGCGCGCGCATTCACCTtagatttaaaaggaaaaaaaagaaaaagaaataaagagtaCTTTTACAGCGGTGGTTCTCAAAGATGGGCTCGGGACCTCGCTGTGGGTCGTGCCACGCGAGCTGGGGGGGTCATATGAAAGCttcagaaattaaaagtttttggggtttttttttaattgctaaaTGTATATTTCCACCATGACACTTACAAgagcaggaatgcatatcacccgccacctttcacgccagagttttaaactaggatcatcttattttgacaaatgacaaatttatatctattttagtcaaacctatTATCCCTGATCTGTTGTATTATTTGATCTggcaagatgtgttagcactcagtttatgtgtttcttctgactctcagctactaccaccaaaagtagctcaacatttgtaaaggttactgagttaaagccattctttctgttggctaaaattgattagatgtggcagccatcatgaacTGAGTTGTCTCCAGATGCtaaccttctgagagtttcagctaaatgtttcctgtgggtcatgagatattttgctaacagacaaacagtgctGAAGCCAACAAACAATGCCAGAGGTATAAGTGAAAATATGGTTCAGTGCGTAGCGCACAGAGTATCTGGGGTGAATTAtactcatctactaccacacacaattttagttcaatatctgtaaaattactgTCTTTGACTAgcttgcttagctgtggcaaccatcttaaatggactggactccaaaagttaatcagttgtaaaagtacatccagtgattactttctgagagtttcagtaaaatccacctagcagtttgtgagatattttgctaacgctacagaaaaacaaacacaggcaaaaacattatccttGCTTCAGCTTTGGCTGCAGGTGAAATATATTCAGGAGAATCGGCGAGTCACCggttcatttatttctgaagacaaagTTAAAGCCCTACAATTAAAGTCATCAACAAAGTGAGTAAATAATACCCAGAGTCATATATTTACATTACAGTACAACTTGACCAAGCTGATATAAGCTTTGcaggtgaaaaacaaataaatcaacaacTATTGTTAAAGAAATTGAGgtgaaaaaaatggttttgagcttttattttgaaagaataaatttaacttATTGTCTAAACTGCCAAATTAGTCATAGTCACTATTCTTATCTTTCAAAATTTTTCTCACATCTCAATGTTTTACAGTACTGTTCAAAAGCTTTAAAccattgtttttatgtatatatatacatatatatatatatatatatatatatatatatattgttttcaaGCAGGCAGACTTTCTTGGAATCGTTCTTGAAAATGAGGGAAAacgcagccaaagtccaaagaaaaactttgaaagattttctgaaagcctgaagaactcttgatcaagaccactttaaaagataacAGGAAGGTCTGgttccttggaagcaaaatacaaagaaattagGTCACTAAATTATTTAGTGTTCCGTAAACTACATTAAACTACAACAATGAAGGTCTCCAAACAACACTTTAGCCTTAGGCCCACCTACAAGACTGTGTCACGTCaatattatttgatattttgcttCTCGGacgttaataatttaacacacCTGTAGTATTGATGTTTATTCCAGCTTGATTCCTTTCCTCGCCACCTCCTTGTGTCCTCTTCTCTCCCACTTGGACTGCCAGTGGAGGAGGGGACACATCATGGAGAGCGGATTAGAAGCAATATGCTTCCATCAGGGTTGTCGTTTTGTTTTGGCCCAGCTGGATCACGTGTTTCTTGATTTCCCCATGTGTATTTATGACGTCTATCAGTTAAATCTAGATATAATTGTCCAGGACGGCATAGTGTATTCGTAGAGCACagcgtgtgtgtttatgtgctgaTGAAAAGACGTCCACCAGAGATAATGTCTTTCCTCTCTCTTCTCTTAATAGGCTTTACAACCTTAATCAACATTTATCATGGATTGCTAGAATTCATTTTCCGGGGAGGAAACAAAACTCCCCTCATTAACCAATCAGTGCGTTCCCCCTTTATGACTTTTTGTTGAAATGATTGCAGTTATTTAGACAAGTAGaagttcttttttaaagtgtggcAACATTATATAAAGGTATGATAAGGTTATCAGAATTATTGTTACTACTTTAAGgtaatcagaaaaaaattgatttatttaaaataaataaattgtttgtgaTTGTGAttgtgcataaaaaaagaaaaaagtctttgCAATGAccctaactttttaaaaacttgtttcttttgctaccaataatattttatttacttattttcttcttttataagATAATGTGCAACCAACCCAGCATCCTATCCTTCAGATAATCAAACATTGTTGGTAAAAACATTGTGAAAATGCATTAATCCCAATAAAACTTCACATCAgtgtgttgatttatttataaggATGTTTAAGGCATGGACTTTTTGTATCATCTCAGAGCACAAGGCCGCTCAGGCTGTTTGTTGTTAGCTCAGATAGATGGCTCAGTCTCTCACTCGTCACACAGTAAAGTGTcgttctgtcatttttacaaaggGTGGCGACAGAGTCCCATctctgtcctgcagctgctccacGGAGCTCCACTTTTCCTGGGGCACTGCACTGCTGGGATACTAAAAATAATAGTTTCTTTCCATCACTGTCCTTATTTAACAAGTTAAGTAgttgggatttttcttttatttaaagttttttttgttgttgtggttgttgtttttcatcttcCCAGTATCATAAGGGTCATAAAGAGCAGCTGTTTAAcacctgaaataaaataaaaaatctctgCAAATTTTCTGATGACTTGTTTCGTCATCctttattattgttatcattgttattatttaaaccttctgcacaaacacaacatcagGGTTTCCATGTTTTATGACCTAATTATAAATGAAGAAtttgggaataaaaaaagtagATGGATAAAACAGTGGTATTAGAGctggaaatgaaaaatgttagGAAATATTTCTAATATTAATATTCCACATGAAGATCACTTTAGAGGACTTCTCTGCTAAAtatgaaacaacagaaagaagaatGACTGTCTCAACAATAAGACTTCAAGGAGGagaataatgtcattttttaaaagttatagcTCCTCATCTTGGAAAATACGGCATTTATAaccttattttttctgtttacaaatCGCCTGCTTGTAATACATTTTGTCGTGTTTACAATGGTATTCGGAATCTCTTCATtattctacaaaaaaacaaaagaaaaatgtgaaatgttaaagtcaaaataatatTCTTATCTAATTGATTActtctattttaaaaagtaaattaaattctAAACTTCAGGTTTTTCCGTTTGTTCAGTAATTCCTCTCCCTGTGACATTAAAATGCTGAAAGATGTTAAACCTTTAGTACTCAaaggttgtatttatttattcatttatttattttgcactaACTTCCTCCACCCTGTATTTTCGACATTTTATGCGATTTCTTTGGTTTTGAGTAATTAAACTTAGAAACAGTCCAGCTACTGAGAGGTGAATTGTATAACACGTAACGACACGTTGCACAGAACAACAGAGGTCTGCTCACTCTATAATGGTTACAGGTAACAGGTTGGTGATTAAAAACTCAGGAAGcagcatgttttgtttggttaCTTTATGACAATGCCTCAGTTTATACCAACCTGCATAAATCAGTTCCTTCATTCTTCCGCCTTTTGCATCCTAATCTCATTTAGTCATTCACCGCTGATGTTCTTTCCACCATCAACGATTTATGATGAAGAGTCATTTCTGCAGCTCAATTTAATCTGGAAGCTATGCCCATGgtataaatagaaaaaaacaaaacactaaataaacacGAAAGCAATTTGATGTGCTTTTATTATATGATTATTGTAAGGCTCAAAGATTGCAATACCAAAAAATAGTcatgcaagaaaaataaaatgtgcctTTTGAAATAGGAATAATATTATTAGGTTTTTGTTGAGGTCAAACATAAAGagattacaaaaacacagaaactaataTCCTCTGAGCCCAAAGATCAAATTAGGGTTAAAACAACtgacatattttctgttttgatgttgAATTTTATGATTATATATGGGGTCTTTTGGACAACTACATGTACCTTGGAATCTGACAGGCAAAAGGCAACCCTGATGAGGCttcaaggaagtcagccacaaccaaatacctaAATAGAGTAcagcaggtcctgaagagccagctgaatggtaagaagtCCAGGCCATCAACACACATgtggtgccagtcatcagataccctgctggtataataacctggccaaaggaggagatagaagccgctgacatcaagacatgaaagctCCTCGCAATGCATGGAGGGTTTCACTCTAAGTCCATaggtccagcaccctgagactgtccactaagagaaaggagggaggcagaggactagtgagcatcagagccactatacaggatgaaacaaccaagatcctggagtacatcaggaagaaaagctcacaatgatgatctgctaagagAGTGTCTcaagcagcagaaacccaatgtggaagaagagaaagaggaacccccatggaaagataagcccctgcatGGCACgtaccaccggcagattgacgaagtggctgatatcatcAAGTCCTACAAGTGGCTAGAAGAGCACAAGAGCAGGTCCTCAGCAGAAGAGCAACAGAGGCCGGGGTCTTtcataccagacaggacccaagacgcaggctgtgtaaagatgtcCTTGAAACAGTCCAACACATAGTAGCAGGATGTAAGGCGCTGTCAGGCAAAccatacatggaacaccataaccaagtggctgggaTAGTGTGCAGGAACATTTGTACtaagtatggactggaagtcccacagtcaaagtggaagactccacctaaggtgttGGGGAATGGCagagctaagatactgtgggactgacaaacaggtgatggctaaccaaccagacattgtggtggtcaACAAGCTACGAATGAACAGAGTGCtgatagatgtagcaatcccaagTGGCTGTTACATCAGTAAGAAGAAGCTCGAGAAGATGGAGAAATGCCAAGGgttgaaagaggaaatagagaagttgtggagagtcaaggcttcagtggtgccagtggtcataaGAGCACTTGGTGCTGATTGATCAGATCCAAAAATAGAGATGTTATTTAGGGTTAAAACTccttgaagttttttttttgatggggtcttaaaaacaagatttaaatgaagttaatgttgttgttaACTTGGAGCGCTAAATAAGAATcattccaaacacaaatcaagtTTATTAGTGTATTTGGTGACATGTTAGTgacaataataagaaaaatgcTATGAATTATGTTTGGAAAGAAGCAAACAAAGTCACCACCACTGagaaagaaatacacaaaaagggAAAACTTAAACCTCATAATACTACCCATgtttaaaaccaatttaaaatacaatgcttggatttcatttttctttctcacaacttttgttttcttgtgtttccatGGCATCATCATACTGTAGGAGTTTCTGAATATGCAGAAGGGAAAACATGACAGGGTGGAGCGTGAACTCAGGGTGGGTGACTTCTCCCTGGTTGTTGTTTGTCCGAGTCCTGCAGCAGAGCTTGTGGCtcgaaaaaaaaagaagattaatcGCCATTTGACTCACAGGTAAGGGTTGCTTTTGTTCACGTaactaaaaaaattgtttcaagTTAGATTTAAATGGTTCAAACGTTATTGTGTATTACCAGTCAAATGATctgaaataaatggaaaattgAACTGATAtagtgtgaaaaagaaaaatacttaaTGTATGTAACACATTTGCCTcttatttttagtcttttattaggtcatttctgtatttaaataaggtaaacatttatttttataattttacagaGTCATAAATGTAATATATTCATTaaagttaaatgaataaattgtaaAATCCTGTCAATGTTACACACTATCATTCAACTACATGTTTgcttgcattatttatttattttggtctgtTGATGTGTCAGTCAAATCTAAAGTACTGCTGAAAAATGTCTGACACAAAAGAGAAGctcaagaaaaaaagcagataaaaattcctttttgattttaggtttcatttaatggcaaataaagacaaaatatcattaatctgtttaatataaaatgtgtttgttgcatCCTTAACCATACTGAAAGCTCTTTAATGTCACACAGATAATATACTGAATGTATAATGTGATTACCATGAAATCCAATCACATGACCACCTACTGTAGTAATTCTTATTTGTACGTGCTTCTTAGCTGTTCACTCAATGATGCTTGtatgatttaaataataaacttgaTGGTGAAATCATTTGtacagctttaaacaaaaaaaacagattttttcttttgattctcAGTGTTTATTTGCCTCTGTGTCTGACACTTCAGTGTAATTCATTTTTCTGACTAAGCTAATCCACTTATGCGCTCATAAACCGCAGTGTCTAGGAGGTAATAATAATTTCCTCTTCCCTCGCAGGGGCAGATTGTCATCTAATAAACACAAAGCCAGAGCCAGCCTTTTTTTGATTCACTGCTGCCACAGGGAGAACAAGTGGAAACATCTCGACCTCACGAGAAACGACTGAGCACACGGGCAGGCGAGCTTTCAGGGCAGAAAAATGTCCAACCCTGATTTCGAGAGGGTTGATTACTATAAAAACATCCtgaatggctgcagctcaggtCCATTTTGTAACAACTCCCAGCTGATCTTTCTCAACACAAGCAACAGCAGCGGCATTGAATTTATTGATGATGGAGCCCCCTGGCTACGAATAGTCATCTCTGTGGTGTACTTCATTGTGGCTACAGCTGGAGTGCTCGGCAACTTGTTAGTCATGTTCCTGCTCTATTCAACTCACACCATCACCACAGGCACCATCAACTTCTTTGTTTTCAACCTGGCCTTGGCTCACCTGCTCTTTTCTTTGGCCTTGCCCTTTTGGGCCGTAGAGGTTGCGCTGGACTACAGCTGGCCTTTTGATTTAGCCACATGCAAGGCCGTGTCCTTGCTCACAGGACTGAACGTTTTTGCCAGCTGCTTCTTCCTGACCGCCATGAGCCTGACCCGCTACTGCTACGTCGCAGCAGCCCTAAAACCCAGCGCCTTCCTGTGCAGCAGGTCGTGCACTTTCCCGGTCGCCACAGCGTTCATCTGGGTCGGAGCTCTCATAGCGGCCGTGCCCCGAGCCGTGTTTGCCAACCTCAGCCACGTGGGCAAGGACAACGACACGGCATGCCTGCTCCGCTTCCCAGAGGGCACGGCCTGGCTGGGAATAAACCAGCTCCTGCGAGTGGTGCTGGGATTTCTGCTGCCGTACGCCATCATCATCCTCTCCTACCTGCTTCTGCTGCGCTTCCTCTGCAGGCATAAgctgaaaggcagcagaaactCTCGCCGAAAGGCTGATATTTCGAAGTCAGTGGCCGTGGTGGTGCTATCGTTCTGTGCCTGCTGGTTCCCGTACAACGTCCTTACTCTCTGGAGCGTCCTGATCCAACTTGACGTCATCGATATCAGCAAATCCTTCTATGGGGCTCAGACCTACTTCTTCCCTCTGGCCAACTGTTTGGCTTTCGCCAGCAGCTGCTTCAACCCCGTCATTTACTGCCTGGTCAGGAAAGAATACCGTGCTGCTCTCCATAACCTGCTCTTCAAACTGAGCATGACCATCAAGTCCAATGTGCCCTATGCCATAAACTCTGAGGATGGGTCAGGGCAAGCTGGGCAGTTCGCTATTCCCCTCAACAACATGTACAGCCAGACATCCCAAAGTGACACAAGGATGTACAAACCACTGTCAACACTTCCAACTGCGGTGTCACCTAAATAAAGCTTCCTTTTTATGAAACACATTCTGTAAGAAAGGTAGGATGCTTTAAATGAATAgcttagttgttgttgtttttttgtagttatcAGTTCCCTGCAGTATTATCCATTTGAAATATCAGGCTGAAGTTCCATCGGAGGAAGCCTAACACTAATGACTAacactatttcataaaccttcaCCTTTGCATTAGACTGTTACTTTCATAGAAGTTTAAGACTATTTACATTGAAGGCAAGGTGGACTTCAGCTTGTTACTCTTAGTAGCTTGAGTAATATTGGtgttaaagaaaagaatgaatCAGAGGGGTAATTCACAGCTTTTCACAGAACGATGGTTCAAAGGATCTGAATAATACGATCAGAGTAACTATCtgatgtaaaagttaaaaccaaaacttgtattgcagttcaaataaatgctgatttatagactttctttcatttcaccttttccATCAGTGCCTTTGCCTTGTTTTGCAAAATCAATTTAATATGGAACATCACTGTTAACAAACCAAAGTTGAATTGGTCTtctgtgcaaaaataaacatctaatgCAAAAGTAATGGTGGCATAAAGATTAAACTGCATTAATATCTTCgaatttagtttcacttttttaaccCTAATTTCACCGTTTTGTAACTGGCCTTGCTCTGACCAGTCATTAGCTTGTCTTGCCTGAGAAAACATCTGCCTGGTAAAACCAAACTGCAGGTAAAATATTGACTACTGACAATAACTTCACATGGCATcggtttaaaaaaatccaaactatctCGTTAAGTGTTCTGACTGTGTTCTCTATGAAGGCTCACCTTTTCCCTCTGTTGTTTTGTATGGTGTATATACCGTAGATCTGTTGAAAAATGTGAGTGTTACTTTTTGCATGATTGCATTTATCAATTTATtcatctaattaaaaaaaaaatcctaccaCTTTGTGTGATGTCTCTTCCACTCTCTGTTCTTTCCTTCCTTATTGTTTGTATAAAATGGAGAAAACACCCAACATGTTAAAAACCTTCTGTATGTGCACATGTTTACTGCTGTTCAGGAAACTAATTTACTCTGTAGGTTCAACTGTGTTTGTCTTAGTCTCAGTATGCTGTAAGgaaatatttctgtcttttgtttaatcagaaatctgaaaataaaactgatccgAAACTACgttctgttctttattttgtatttttgctttttaattggTTCTCCAAAGGACAAATTGTTGGATACATTTGTTGAGACAGACACTGCctccacaaataaaaaaaatattgcatgcAGAAATCTTTACagaaactggatggatggaaatttaATGTTCTGAATcaattttgaattatttatttttctgtttgctatgACTCCAGGCGACCACAAGATGGCGGTGGTGTTCAGTTTATAGACTGGACCCACCTcatgaatgacaaaaaaaattcattttgttCAAAGAGGGATGGACTATTTTAATCCAGTATTTATTATTCTAACCCAGTTTGAAAGCATCTCAGACTTTTATCTTTATAAGGGAGGGTTAAAAGTTGAACAGTTTAGGAAACATGATGCAGACTTCTCAGGGATtctaaaaataacttattttgggacacattttaaaaaaccctttttaactttttaaactacaaaaaaacatatCATTGCAATAGTCCTTTAGTTATTTGGGTTGATTTTGCATATAGTTGTACCTCTTTGCAGTTATTTTTACATTGCTTTGTGGTCTCTTTCTTTTAGACGTCAAAGATCCTTTTGAGCTTTTGTGATTTTGCATCTCCCTGTGATCAATTTGTTTCTCACCATAATTTCTTCTCTTTATGATGATTTCTCTTTTATCTTGAACCTCTCTGTGGTCATTATGTGTCTGATAATTTTATGTGTCTCTGAGgtcatttttttgtccttttgtgtcattacagctgttttgtgttttatgtgattTTGCAACAATCTGTGGACATTTAGCATCTCTTGTATCTCTTACCTCATgtgtcatttttagttttaggacTTTCTGTGATCTTTTGTGTTTGATCATTTTGTATCactttggtgatttttttttgttagcattGGCTTTTTGTTGTCACTCGAAGCATAATTTTGTATAAATATATGgttattttgcatctttttgtgCTTATTTGACTTTTCAAACATACATGTCAGCTGTCACTGGCAGTCTGATGTCGCACTTGACATCTTGGACCTGTGGTCCTTTGAGGACCTAGTTAGTGATCTATCTACACTCTTGTGACACATTACCATGTTAAGTATATGTTTTTCACAGCAGCTTTGCTAAGGTAGGTAGTTACTACTAGGTGGAAAAGCTTTGATTAGCAAcaaattgataaaaaataaatttagttttttattaatatctATCTACTGGCTTCTTATtgacagaacaaacattaaatgttcaGATAATATTatgtggagttctgtggaaacatgAAGAATggatatcctacctgttgttgatagctctttgaacaaacgTGGTTTGGTGAAATATGTAAACTTCAATTCTGACTAGATTGATGTGCTAACAGCCAATCTTAGCAAGGCCAAGACTAAAGTAGATTGCTGCCAACTTAAAggttcatagtggttcatgcgaACACTAATTTACAAAGCCACTGTCATTTTCACATTGcacagttattctggcagaaatgttgTAATAATCCTGCAGAAAGTGatccaggctgcactggaagtgctacagtcagctgcagctgtcactATCTGAACTTGCATATAACCACAGATAtgtataatgcaaaactgacaacaataaaaaaatacatcatctAGTGTTCACATGAATCACTATGACATTTCTGAGGCTGTTTTAGGAGCAGTCCACTTTGGCCTTGACCTCACTCGGAttagctgttagtttgtcagTCCTCTCACGAACGGTGGAGAacgagatgaacccagagcgcaggctcattataaaaaacaaaaattttaaaaataaaagaaacgaaaacaaaaggctgacggggcagcgaaacaaaacataacacatCCTAAGCAATACAAAAAAGGCGAGGCAAGGAATGAGAACCACGGGAGactagagacaatgaaccagcgaggaagtggagaaagtgagcaggttttaaagctgagggtaattaggggaagtgggcacaggtgagagactacaattaggaacaggtgaagatgggcgtggcaggaagacaagtgctgactgaggacaagtgaatgatgacataaacgggcaacaaacaggaaaacaacaacgacaataaaccaaaagaaaccagaaaacaaaacactaaatacaaaaggaaacacaccgccaaaacaaaacctgacacagACATTAACTGTCCATAACTATTTTCTACAGAACCCTATCAACAAAAACTGAGCTACCCCTTTAAAGTTCCCACCTAAAATTAATGCTAGTTTTTACTGCGTTGCAAAGATTCCTGCCAGTGTTCAACACTGCTTCAAAAATGTATTAGTATAACTGGCTGTACATAGAAGTTTAATAGTGTTGTATTGGCTTTTTAAAGGCGGACTCTGTGAAGTGCACTGCAGGCACATTGCAAACATTTTGGCGTAATAAGTGTTCATGTATCACACACGTGCATTCTGAAGGAGtgtggctgctgctgaggaggagcagcaggagctgtgAAACTGATCCTCCTTCATCCACGTGCAATAAATCAAGGATCTGGTTGCCATTCATCCTTTGTCACTGTGCAGATCTCTAGTGGAGAACAGCTGATGCCTCATTACTCGCTCAGCCACTGAGACGATGGGAGTAAATGCTAAATCACGTCGGAGTGAGTGACTCAAACTGGCTTGATTAGCTgagaaaaagatgaaactgTGTGCTGACAGAGGAAACACTTGGGTGTTGTATTGTGACTTAATTggttgtgtttcttgtttttacacttGATGACAAAGACGCTACTGAGGTTTCTAGCAgcataaaacaagaaattacTGAAGGAGTGTTACAGCAGCAGTGACTACAAACCAAGTTTGAAGGCTGTTATTTAGGTGGAGACAGCTATGCTGCTTTGTGTTGTTAGCTAAGAGGAATGAACAATAGTTAGTGTCAATATCACCAAGTGTTCCATCTCCCTCTCTCCTACATTATAATGAAAATTCAATATTTTAGGAAACACGGTTATTTGCTTTTAACAGACGACTGATGACACATTTGGCAGCCAGATACCATAGTTTACTGCTAAAGTAAAGAAACGGCCATTGGCTCTACAAGATTAGCCTTCCAGTATTTCCAGATatcaagttttgtttattttatttcatatcatGGCTTGAAATCAATGCAAATATTTAGTGAAATCTTGTGTCTCGTTGCCAGGATGTTGTTTCTATatttgcaaaggaaaaaaagattaaaaactattTCTACTTTCTTATCTTGTTGTGAAGCAATCCAGTCATTACAGACAAACTCAGTAGCTCTTAAAACATGT
The DNA window shown above is from Kryptolebias marmoratus isolate JLee-2015 linkage group LG5, ASM164957v2, whole genome shotgun sequence and carries:
- the LOC108239001 gene encoding relaxin-3 receptor 1-like translates to MSNPDFERVDYYKNILNGCSSGPFCNNSQLIFLNTSNSSGIEFIDDGAPWLRIVISVVYFIVATAGVLGNLLVMFLLYSTHTITTGTINFFVFNLALAHLLFSLALPFWAVEVALDYSWPFDLATCKAVSLLTGLNVFASCFFLTAMSLTRYCYVAAALKPSAFLCSRSCTFPVATAFIWVGALIAAVPRAVFANLSHVGKDNDTACLLRFPEGTAWLGINQLLRVVLGFLLPYAIIILSYLLLLRFLCRHKLKGSRNSRRKADISKSVAVVVLSFCACWFPYNVLTLWSVLIQLDVIDISKSFYGAQTYFFPLANCLAFASSCFNPVIYCLVRKEYRAALHNLLFKLSMTIKSNVPYAINSEDGSGQAGQFAIPLNNMYSQTSQSDTRMYKPLSTLPTAVSPK